Below is a genomic region from Nitrospiraceae bacterium.
GGTGCCGTCGGGGAATGTCATCAGTCAATCGCCGGGGGCGGGGACGAGTGTGGCGGCGGGCAGTGCGGTGAACCTGGTGGTGTCGACGGGGCCGGCGCCGGTCACGGTGCCGGATGTGGTGGGGAGCCCGCAGGCGTCTGCTGAGGGGGCCATTACCGCGGCGGGCTTGGCAGTGGGGATCATCACGACCAGCAATCATGCCACGGTGCCGTCGGGGAATGTCATCAGTCAATCGCCGGGGGCGGGGACGAGCGTGGCGGCGGGCAGTGCGGTGAACCTGGTGGTGTCGACGGGGCCGGCGCCGGTCACGGTGCCGGATGTGGTGGGGAGCCCGCAGGCGTCTGCTGAGGGGGGCCATTACCGCGGCGGGCTTGGCAGTGGGGACCATCACGACCAGCAGTCATGCCACGGTGCCGTCGGGGAATGTCATCAGTCAATCGCCGGGGGCGGGGACGAGCGTGGCGGCGGGCAGTGCGGTGAACCTGGTGGTGTCGACGGGGCCGGCGCCGGTCACGGTGCCGGATGTGGTGGGGAGCCCGCAGGCGTCGCTGAGGGGCCATTACCGCGGCGGGCTTGGCAGTGGGGACCATCACGACCAGCAGTCATGCCACGGTGCCGTCGGGGAATGTCATCAGTCAATCGCCGGGGGCGGGGACGAGTGTGGCGGCAGGC
It encodes:
- a CDS encoding PASTA domain-containing protein, producing the protein MYAEEQQFKDVRKLKRTGQVHGWLIQFFKVMVLVGLLFPTFALPTVWAEVVPDVVGSPQASAEGAITAAGLAVGTITTSSHATVPSGNVISQSPGAGTSVAAGSAVNLVVSTGPAPVTVPDVVGSPQASAEGAITAAGLAVGTITTSSHATVPSGNVISQSPGAGTSVAAGSAVNLVVSTGPAPVTVPDVVGSPQASAEGAITAAGLAVGIITTSNHATVPSGNVISQSPGAGTSVAAGSAVNLVVSTGPAPVTVPDVVGSPQASAEGGHYRGGLGSGDHHDQQSCHGAVGECHQSIAGGGDERGGGQCGEPGGVDGAGAGHGAGCGGEPAGVAEGPLPRRAWQWGPSRPAVMPRCRRGMSSVNRRGRGRVWRQAVR